The following proteins are co-located in the Leptospira weilii genome:
- a CDS encoding enoyl-CoA hydratase/isomerase family protein, with translation MKYQFLLTEQRDKVLIVTLNRPEKSNALNVQIRDELEDVFNTNAKNDTVKAILLNSSGKNFSSGYDLEEVVQTKLESFRHRILEYHYAVYSFPKPVVTILRGFASAGGFDLALCGDYIISEKRAILFRPEIRFGGPPLVTTLARKIGPSKALSLTLKGDPIRSSQALSLGIIDEIYEGEDILQHAFQIASKLSQWDFNMLSVLKGIANNYFMGNLYENLKNEFYEFAAVLKDPEFYQKVLNYSETIRQ, from the coding sequence ATGAAGTATCAGTTTTTGCTTACCGAACAAAGGGATAAGGTTCTTATCGTCACTCTCAATCGACCTGAAAAATCCAATGCTTTGAACGTACAAATCAGGGACGAACTTGAAGACGTATTCAATACAAACGCAAAGAACGATACGGTAAAGGCGATTCTTCTCAATTCTTCGGGTAAAAATTTTTCGAGCGGCTATGATCTGGAAGAAGTCGTTCAGACGAAACTGGAATCTTTTCGCCATAGGATATTAGAATATCATTATGCAGTTTATAGTTTCCCGAAACCGGTGGTTACGATTTTGAGGGGTTTTGCATCCGCCGGAGGTTTTGACCTGGCTCTTTGCGGAGACTATATCATTTCGGAGAAGAGGGCGATCCTTTTTAGACCCGAAATCCGATTTGGCGGCCCGCCTTTGGTAACCACTCTCGCGAGAAAAATCGGACCTTCCAAAGCGTTGAGTTTGACCTTGAAGGGCGATCCGATCCGATCTTCTCAGGCATTGAGTTTGGGAATTATCGATGAGATTTATGAAGGAGAGGATATTTTACAACACGCGTTTCAAATTGCTTCCAAACTTTCTCAGTGGGATTTCAATATGCTATCTGTCTTAAAGGGAATCGCGAATAACTATTTTATGGGAAACTTATATGAGAATCTGAAAAACGAATTCTATGAGTTTGCTGCGGTATTAAAGGATCCGGAATTTTATCAAAAGGTTCTAAACTACTCGGAGACGATTCGACAATAG
- a CDS encoding HEAT repeat domain-containing protein: MSFSKSQASAISEIRSKNRLDLVRELPSVFQNESVEEKAQIAILKLFAELDELDVLAPNWVGVLDSTFQKTTNVNLRKEILLLAEKKKEKRLIYSVIAAFNDPETSIRALSYRLMYLLKDDRALPILLDMSLSKDPAQRMYFLESSLIIKDERIQNQIHKLANDESAGVRKKYLVVINRLGITEKFSQFQKSAISDPDDDVKMVALEILKNKKNRQNISLFYKGLTDPNPDIRRISLEALLLFQDKQGAKAISDQLTKEESLFLKARMIDLLLDLGNHGGGQGILAVLTGGEETELRTKAAYAVGKLGININSVELTKILSEEKEDGVKRQLIRSLGELKDKNAVSGLLMFARNPREKLNLRIEAVIAIRIINDPDSLSSIFEAYVSEREKTLRMELENTVREILNLKFPPKVP; this comes from the coding sequence CTGAGTTTTTCTAAGTCTCAGGCTTCCGCGATTTCCGAGATTCGATCTAAAAACCGATTGGACCTTGTGAGGGAACTTCCTTCCGTTTTTCAAAACGAATCTGTCGAAGAAAAAGCGCAAATTGCGATCTTGAAACTTTTTGCTGAATTGGATGAACTGGATGTTCTCGCGCCGAATTGGGTCGGAGTTTTGGATTCTACTTTTCAAAAGACGACTAACGTAAATCTGAGGAAAGAAATTCTTCTTTTGGCTGAAAAGAAAAAGGAAAAACGGCTGATCTATTCGGTAATCGCGGCGTTCAATGATCCTGAAACTTCGATAAGGGCGTTGAGTTATCGTTTGATGTATCTGTTAAAGGACGATCGGGCGTTGCCGATTCTTCTAGATATGTCTTTATCCAAAGATCCGGCGCAGAGAATGTATTTTCTCGAATCTTCTTTGATCATCAAAGACGAAAGGATTCAGAATCAGATTCATAAACTGGCGAACGACGAAAGTGCGGGAGTGAGAAAAAAATATCTCGTCGTGATCAATCGTCTGGGAATTACGGAAAAATTTTCGCAGTTTCAAAAATCCGCGATCAGCGATCCGGACGACGACGTGAAAATGGTCGCATTGGAAATTCTTAAAAATAAAAAAAACCGCCAGAACATCTCCTTATTTTATAAGGGACTCACGGATCCTAATCCGGACATTCGTAGAATTTCTTTGGAAGCTCTGTTGCTTTTTCAAGACAAACAAGGAGCCAAGGCGATCTCCGATCAGTTGACCAAGGAAGAGAGTCTGTTTCTCAAGGCGAGGATGATCGATCTTTTATTGGATCTTGGAAACCACGGAGGAGGTCAGGGAATTCTTGCCGTTTTAACGGGCGGAGAAGAGACGGAACTTAGGACGAAAGCCGCTTACGCGGTGGGAAAACTCGGGATAAATATAAACTCGGTAGAACTCACGAAAATTCTTTCCGAAGAGAAAGAGGATGGCGTTAAGCGGCAATTGATTCGTTCTTTGGGAGAACTGAAGGATAAGAACGCGGTATCCGGGCTGCTTATGTTTGCGCGGAATCCCAGAGAAAAATTGAATCTGAGAATCGAGGCAGTAATCGCAATTCGAATCATCAACGACCCCGATAGTCTTTCTTCCATCTTCGAAGCTTACGTTTCCGAGAGAGAAAAAACGCTTCGTATGGAATTGGAAAATACGGTGCGCGAAATTCTCAACTTAAAATTTCCACCTAAAGTTCCATAA
- a CDS encoding tetratricopeptide repeat protein, with amino-acid sequence MDKEIRKNRLFLEGIEEKEFYFPEDQEPVRIRRSYNKLLIFWILMGLLVLGGLGFALYHQFFRSSSSESEFAGAFNKDLIQNKSDINRLLERPYIPDGNANPQLAKCINLYKERFTRQAFDTCNEFLNSAGTQEEKSIALTVLGVIHDESGRYPQAIERLQKAVQYDPKNFYAYYNLTLSYKHAGRFADARMAALKAKEIAPNDPRVSLLAGNLFNELNDPDAAIDAYKEGLSSSPDDMYLTYNLGVSYFKKGEIPQAEEEFKKVVTKTPSGRLAALSYSYLGNIAYNKQDYKGAEYYFRQASALSPNEAKYLYNLAVVLQKNGNKEEALKYLELARDAGANDPEIYRLIAEGFSNLNQGEMSISALQKSLKYNPTDIDSLFQLAEAYYNKGDLLAAEETYRRIVSSTPGDSFTETALINLGVVLDQMERYSEAITALNRVIELNPKNAKAYHTLGLVYKHSGNGTLAIENWRKSTAIEPENVQSREALADYLLENKFFREAVEEYAGVVKHKDDAYKVYLKMAEAYMGMQDDGNAEKILLKVLNTSKDGADLKNAHKKLALLYNKSKDPDLKNRAKDEAFRSAHMDPDDMEGRLVLSKILIDSNSILDREKAIDELIAIVRSDVRPKIAATAYNYLGICYYKNGEFKRAVRAFQSSIDLDPSLSEAYENKRAASAALEESTRREGFF; translated from the coding sequence ATGGATAAAGAAATCCGAAAAAACAGGTTGTTCTTAGAGGGAATTGAGGAAAAAGAATTTTATTTCCCAGAGGATCAAGAGCCGGTTCGGATTCGCAGATCATACAATAAACTTCTTATATTCTGGATTTTGATGGGTCTTCTCGTTTTAGGCGGGCTCGGCTTTGCCTTATATCATCAATTTTTCCGTTCTTCCTCTTCCGAGTCCGAATTTGCGGGAGCTTTCAACAAAGATCTGATTCAAAATAAGTCGGACATCAATCGTCTATTAGAAAGACCTTATATTCCGGACGGAAACGCAAATCCACAGTTGGCAAAGTGTATCAATCTTTATAAGGAAAGATTTACCAGACAGGCCTTCGATACTTGTAATGAATTTCTAAATTCCGCGGGAACACAAGAAGAGAAGTCAATCGCGCTTACGGTTCTCGGAGTGATTCACGACGAAAGCGGACGTTATCCGCAAGCGATTGAGAGACTTCAGAAGGCGGTTCAGTATGATCCTAAGAATTTTTACGCTTATTACAACTTGACTCTTTCCTACAAACACGCGGGAAGATTCGCGGATGCGAGAATGGCGGCTCTCAAGGCAAAGGAAATTGCGCCTAACGATCCGAGAGTTTCTCTGCTTGCGGGAAATTTATTCAACGAGCTGAACGATCCCGACGCGGCGATCGACGCGTATAAAGAGGGACTTTCTTCTTCTCCCGACGATATGTATCTGACCTACAATCTCGGGGTCAGTTACTTTAAAAAGGGAGAGATTCCCCAAGCAGAGGAGGAGTTTAAAAAAGTAGTGACGAAGACCCCTTCGGGAAGACTCGCAGCCTTATCGTATTCTTATCTGGGAAACATCGCTTACAACAAGCAGGATTACAAAGGTGCGGAATATTATTTTCGTCAGGCGAGCGCACTTTCTCCGAACGAAGCGAAGTATCTCTACAATCTCGCGGTCGTATTACAAAAGAACGGAAATAAAGAGGAAGCGCTGAAGTATCTGGAACTGGCGAGAGACGCGGGTGCGAACGATCCCGAAATTTACAGACTGATTGCGGAAGGGTTTTCCAACTTGAATCAGGGAGAAATGTCTATCTCCGCACTTCAAAAAAGTTTAAAGTATAATCCGACGGATATCGATTCTCTCTTTCAACTCGCGGAAGCATACTACAACAAAGGAGATCTTCTTGCCGCGGAAGAAACGTATCGTAGGATCGTTTCTTCCACTCCCGGAGATAGTTTTACGGAGACTGCGCTTATCAATTTGGGAGTGGTTTTGGATCAGATGGAGCGATATTCCGAAGCGATCACCGCGCTGAACCGAGTCATAGAACTCAATCCGAAAAACGCGAAGGCGTATCACACGTTGGGACTCGTTTATAAACATTCCGGGAATGGAACCCTTGCCATCGAAAATTGGAGAAAATCCACTGCGATCGAGCCGGAAAATGTTCAAAGTCGGGAAGCTCTCGCTGATTATCTGCTTGAAAATAAATTTTTTCGGGAAGCGGTGGAAGAATACGCCGGAGTTGTAAAACACAAGGACGACGCTTACAAAGTTTATCTCAAAATGGCGGAAGCCTATATGGGAATGCAGGATGACGGGAACGCCGAAAAGATCCTTCTGAAGGTGTTGAATACTTCGAAAGACGGCGCGGACCTGAAGAACGCCCATAAGAAATTGGCGCTATTGTATAATAAATCCAAGGACCCCGATTTAAAAAATAGGGCCAAGGACGAAGCGTTTCGATCCGCTCATATGGATCCGGATGATATGGAAGGCCGATTGGTACTTTCAAAAATTCTAATAGATTCCAATTCGATCCTGGATCGAGAGAAGGCGATCGACGAATTGATCGCCATCGTAAGATCCGACGTCAGACCGAAGATCGCAGCGACCGCATACAACTATCTCGGAATCTGCTATTATAAAAACGGGGAATTCAAAAGGGCGGTTCGAGCGTTTCAGAGTTCGATCGACTTGGATCCTTCCTTGTCCGAAGCATACGAGAACAAACGCGCCGCGTCCGCTGCGTTGGAGGAATCTACTCGTAGAGAGGGGTTTTTCTGA
- the nusB gene encoding transcription antitermination factor NusB, which produces MSARRTSREIAVMALYQLELTGPPLKEVLKFKWYDKKTEPEERDFAVSIVNGVVKNQEQIDTLIRKYSKNWDFSRISVVNKAILRLSVYALLYTWEVPKNVTIDEAVELTKEFESEESARFVNGILDAILKNEIKSDG; this is translated from the coding sequence ATGTCGGCCAGACGAACTTCCAGAGAAATCGCCGTAATGGCTCTTTACCAATTGGAGCTAACGGGACCTCCGCTCAAAGAGGTTCTCAAGTTCAAATGGTACGATAAAAAAACCGAACCAGAGGAAAGAGATTTTGCCGTTTCCATCGTAAATGGTGTTGTGAAAAATCAGGAACAGATCGATACTCTAATCAGGAAATACTCTAAGAATTGGGACTTTTCAAGAATCAGCGTCGTAAACAAAGCGATTCTTCGTTTATCCGTATACGCTTTGCTGTATACCTGGGAAGTTCCGAAGAACGTTACGATCGACGAAGCGGTGGAACTTACGAAAGAATTTGAAAGCGAAGAATCCGCCCGGTTCGTGAACGGAATCCTGGACGCAATTCTCAAAAACGAAATCAAATCCGATGGATAA
- the ribE gene encoding 6,7-dimethyl-8-ribityllumazine synthase, which translates to MIQELKADLNGKGQKHCVIVSRFNEFITESLLKGALESFRMHGVREEDVTVVRVPGAYEMPVVVAKIAASKKYNSIVCLGAVIRGATAHFDFVAGESAKIGSIGVQHSVPVVFGVLTTDTIEQAIERAGTKAGNKGAEAAATAVEMVNLLSLL; encoded by the coding sequence ATGATCCAAGAACTGAAAGCAGATCTAAACGGAAAGGGACAGAAACATTGTGTGATTGTCTCCCGCTTTAACGAATTTATCACCGAAAGCCTTTTGAAAGGGGCACTTGAGTCGTTCCGCATGCACGGAGTTAGGGAAGAAGACGTGACCGTGGTGCGAGTTCCTGGCGCTTATGAAATGCCTGTCGTAGTCGCCAAAATCGCCGCTTCCAAAAAATACAATTCCATCGTTTGTTTAGGTGCGGTAATCCGAGGCGCAACTGCTCATTTTGATTTTGTTGCTGGAGAATCCGCTAAGATCGGATCGATCGGAGTTCAACATTCCGTTCCGGTTGTTTTTGGTGTGTTGACCACGGATACGATTGAACAAGCGATCGAAAGAGCGGGAACCAAGGCCGGAAACAAAGGCGCGGAAGCCGCGGCCACGGCGGTGGAAATGGTAAACTTGCTTTCTCTTCTTTAA
- a CDS encoding peptidoglycan recognition protein family protein — MKIPAFTIFLFFVFTLSCFSQAKESPAFSQEQDRILPFLTLGIGKESLDTIGKRRWPFQVKSILLHHTSGLKAEEYLDRSKSSGWMVHFIVLENGSVYGVEEPSKIIYRASPGMDEITIHVSWEGINDSILKNEIQLKALADLIQRLSKEHSIPLNNYDITSGKGIFTHTQSKKKFGHFLDTGECGSEKVLSAVFSKLQGKFFPETEWKDRFVSDWVIRKEKFVDSSGKKIVPTYNRGRGITPASIVELNSIEKTSDGKAPEERRLRYNYRGSIRPDCIVLHYTAIPDYQKTLEILEKRNLSATFLADKDGKVYQLLDSILDVAAAAAGTNSNCFQVEIVGKDTEALLANREQTKAVARLVKELSEKYKIPLTNERVESLRGIYSHTQAKKKWGGSIYLDGKDFDPGEPYMKEVLDQVGGTFYPEENWFERQSDNWILLFTYFQP; from the coding sequence ATGAAAATTCCTGCATTTACTATATTCCTCTTTTTCGTTTTTACCTTGAGTTGTTTTTCTCAAGCGAAAGAATCACCCGCTTTTTCTCAAGAGCAGGATCGTATCCTTCCTTTTTTGACCTTAGGAATCGGCAAAGAATCCCTCGATACGATCGGGAAAAGGCGTTGGCCCTTTCAAGTAAAATCGATTCTTTTACACCACACTTCTGGTTTAAAAGCGGAAGAATACTTGGACAGAAGCAAATCTTCCGGATGGATGGTTCATTTTATCGTTCTCGAAAACGGAAGCGTATACGGCGTGGAAGAACCTTCTAAAATTATTTATAGAGCCTCGCCCGGAATGGACGAAATTACGATTCACGTTTCCTGGGAAGGAATAAACGATTCCATTCTAAAAAACGAGATCCAATTGAAAGCTCTCGCCGATTTGATTCAAAGACTTTCCAAAGAACATTCAATTCCTCTAAATAACTATGATATAACCTCCGGAAAGGGAATATTTACGCATACTCAGAGTAAGAAAAAATTCGGTCATTTTCTAGATACGGGAGAATGTGGAAGTGAAAAAGTTCTTTCCGCCGTTTTTTCCAAGCTCCAAGGCAAATTTTTTCCAGAAACGGAATGGAAAGATCGATTCGTTTCCGATTGGGTGATTCGTAAGGAAAAATTCGTGGACTCATCCGGTAAAAAAATTGTCCCCACATACAATCGAGGCCGCGGTATAACCCCCGCTTCGATCGTAGAATTGAACTCAATCGAAAAAACTTCCGACGGGAAAGCCCCGGAAGAAAGAAGACTTCGTTATAACTATCGGGGATCAATTCGTCCCGATTGTATCGTGTTGCATTACACCGCAATTCCGGATTACCAAAAAACTTTAGAAATATTAGAAAAACGGAATTTATCCGCAACGTTTCTTGCGGATAAAGACGGAAAAGTCTATCAACTTTTAGATTCCATATTAGATGTTGCCGCTGCAGCCGCAGGAACAAATTCGAACTGTTTTCAGGTGGAAATCGTCGGGAAGGACACGGAAGCGCTTTTAGCAAACCGAGAACAGACCAAAGCGGTCGCTCGTCTGGTTAAAGAACTCTCCGAAAAATATAAGATTCCTCTCACCAACGAACGTGTGGAATCTTTACGGGGAATTTATTCTCACACCCAAGCTAAGAAAAAATGGGGAGGTTCGATTTATCTGGACGGCAAGGATTTCGATCCGGGCGAACCCTATATGAAAGAAGTTCTGGATCAGGTCGGTGGAACTTTTTATCCGGAGGAAAACTGGTTCGAAAGACAAAGCGACAATTGGATTCTTCTGTTCACTTATTTTCAACCATAA